The Chitinophaga caeni genome segment CGTTAGTCTCAGTGACAAAGTTTGGTGGGATGTGAAAGACTAGATTCTTTACATATCAAGATAAGTTTAGGGTGATGGAGTACTTCCATCACCCTATTTTTTTGTTTATGCGGTTGATTCTCAGTAGGAAATTTTAATTTCGATCAACTTTTTAAACTTACGTTTGTTATTTATACAGCGGCTAATTTGCCTGGAATTTCACGGAAACCCAAAGACGGAAACTATAGAATGGATAACCCACAGTTGACTAGAAGATAAACCTTGCTTTAAAATTTGGATGATGTAACCTTAATAGCACAAAGAATTTAAGAAACGGGAACTATTTGAACTGCTATAGCAAGTGGTTAAAATTCATTTGCCAAGTACTTTATTATTTGCTGAACCAGCATCAATAATAAAGCTTTTGGTATTTGAAAACAGGGAGATTATTTCTTGAAAAATCTTGTAGGGAAGTCTTCAACAGCCGAATTTGTTAACGATCAAGATCAATTTGGATTTAAAAGGTATTAAATACTATTAAATGACCCACTTTAAAAGCAATTCTATGTAAGATGAAACAATTACCATGCTTATTTATTCCCGTTTCCTCTGGATCTTAAAAATTTATTTACCAAAATCAAATGCTACATGAAAAGAGTTCTACTCGCCCTGCTCATGGCAATATTCTTTGTCGGGCAGGTGTTTGCGCAAACCCGAACCATCAAGGGGAAAGTAACCTCTGCCGAGGATGGTACTCCAATTATTGGCGCAACAATTATTGTTAAAGGAACTAATCTCGGAACCGTAACGAGCGTAGACGGTACTTATTCTATTAATGTACCTGAAGGCAGAAACGTGTTAATCGTCAAATTTATCGGTATGAAGGAGAAAGAAATAACAATCTCCGGAAATACTATGGATGTGTCGCTCGAACAAGATATAAGAACTTTGAATGAAACCGTCATTACCGCTCAGGCTATCCGCCGCGATAAAAGTTCCCTGGGATATTCGGCCCCAGTAATCAAAAGCGAAGAAATCATGAAAGGCCAAAATCAAAGCGCCTTAAATTCTCTCAGTGGTAAAGTTGCAGGTGTAAACATTACAGGTACCGCCAATGCTCCCGGTAGTTCTTCCCGTATCGTATTAAGGGGAGGTTCTTCTATTACCGGTAGCAACCAAGCCTTGATTGTTATTGATGGTATCCCGATTGATAACTCCAGCGTGATCGGCGGAAGCAGCTCGCTTTCTTCCATCGATTTCGGTAACAGGGGTAATGATATCAACCCGGATGATATCGAATCGATGACAGTCCTGAAAGGTCCTGCTGCCGCCGCCCTGTACGGATCTAGGGCATCGAACGGCGCCTTGATCATTACCACCAAATCTGGTAAGGGTGGACGGAAAAATATGGATATCACCTTTAGCACTACCGGTACCTTGTCAAGAGTATTGTCATTACCGGATTTGCAAAACAAATATGGACAGGGTGGCACCCAGATTAATCCCGATGGTACCTTCTTTAATTATGATGATCCCAAGGAAAATTTCAGCTGGGGTTTCCCCTTTGATGGTCAACCGAAGGAATGGGGACAGGAAATTAACGGGGTGCGTCAAATGAAAAATTATTCCGCCTTACCGGATAACGTGAAAGATTTCTTTGTAACCGGTAAAGCACTAACAAATAATCTTTCATTAACGGGGGGCAGTGATAAAACTGCTTACTATTTGTCCCTCAATTCATTGAATTCTGATGGGGTAATGCCGACATCCGCCGATTTATATAACCGCTATAGCGTGCGCTTTAACGGGAGTGCAGAACTGGCCAAAAATTTCAAAACTTCCGTATCACTGAATTATATCAAGATAAATAGCGATATGATACAAGGGGGCCAGGGGGTTGCCTCGGTATTTGATAACGTATTACAAACACCGAGAGATATTCCATTAAACGGTAAGAACCTGAAGAACCCGTATAATACGATGGAAGGAACCTTATTTGATGGTGATGGTAATAGCCTCTACGGCTTTTATGGTGCTTACACCGTAAACCCGTATTACCTGTTGGCCAAATACAAGAACCAAAATAACGTGGATCGTATTACCGGTAATTTTACCATTTCCTGGGCGCCTGCCGAATGGATAGATATTACCAATAGGGCTGGTGTCGATTATTATTCGGATCGCAGGAAATTTAAATATCCTAAATTCTCCAGTATGCCCGCGGACTCTACTACGGGTAACTATAGCGCCGAAGATAATGTGCAAGGTTACGTAGGTAAGTACGGCGAATCTGAGATTAACGTTTCAGAAGTGTTGAACGACTTGATGATTACTTTCAAGAAAAGGTTCAGCACAGATTTTAGCGCTTCCTTGTTAGTTGGTAATAATATCCGGCAAAGTCAATTTAACCAGTTAAATTCTGAAACCAATTCCGGTGGGTTGGTGATTCCCGGCTGGTATAACCTTAATAATAGTGATGGCCCCGTGCAATCTACTAACTTTTATTCCATCAAGCGTTTGATCGGTTTATATGGAGAGTTGAATTTGAATTATAAGGATATGTTATACTTAGGGGCTACTGCCCGTAATGACTGGTCTTCAACCTTGCCGAAAAAGAATAACTCCTTCTTCTATCCAAGTGTGAATCTATCTTGGATTTTTACGGAGCTGATGAAAGATTCAAAAATTAGTAACATACTGAATTACGGTAAGTTAAGAGCCAGCTACGCAGAGGTAGGTAATGACCCTGATCCGTATTTATTGAAAACATATTATGATAAAACTACCGTCAGCGGTGGGTTCGCGAGTATCATCTTCCCATTCCAAGGCACATCCGGTTTAACATTGGGTGACCGGATCGGTAATGAGAACCTGAAACCTGAAAAAACTTCCGCATTCGAAGTAGGTACCGAGTTAGGTTTCTTTGAAAACAGGTTGTATATCGACTTCTCCTATTATCAAAACAGGTCAAAGGATTTGATTATTCCTATACCTATCTCTCCTTCCACGGGCTTCACTTCTAGGGTGAGCAATACCGGTGAAGTAAAGAACAGCGGTGTAGAATTGATGGTGCGTGGTACCCCGGTTAAGACCCAATCAGGCTTTACATGGGAAATTTACGGTACATACACCCGCAATAGGAACAAGGTTGTTTCCTTGTTGGAAGGTGTAGATCAGATCGTGATCGGTGGATTTAGCGGTATGGCTATCGTGGCGGCAGTCGGAAAACCATACGGTACTTTTTATGCCCAGGACTTACTTAGGGATGATCAAGGTAGGGTAGTGGTAGATGGAACGACCGGCTTGCCGAGGTTTACGCCAACCGCTGTTTACTTGGGATCTTATAATCCCGATTACCAAGCCTCATTAGGATCTAATTTCAGTTACAAGAATTTCTCCTTCAGTTTCTTGTTTGATACGAAGCAAGGGGCGGAATTTTATTCCCGCACCAAGAGTATCATAGCATTCAACGGTACTTCGTTAGAAACAGTTGAAGGCGGACGGGAAGCGCGTATCTGGCCTAATTCTGTAATTGAAGATCCCAACACGCCTGGGAAGTACGACTTGAATACCACGGCTAAATTTTACAATTACGATTATTACGCCAACCAAAAAAACAGGCCAAATGGACAAGATGTGATCGATGCCTCTTTTATCAAGTTGCGCGAAGTTAATCTTACGTATAGTTTACCTAAAACGCTTTTATCGAAAGCGAATATCGGCGCGGCATCCGTTAGCCTGTTTGGTAATAACTTATGGATTCATAGGGCTGGAAATAATAAGTATGCCGATCCGGAAATTAACTCCGGTGGTTCAGGTAATGAGCAGGGCTTCGATTTTACGGCCCAGCCATCGCTTGCAAACTTTGGTATGAACTTAAAAATTACATTCTAACCCTTAAAAGCTGATAAATATGAAACGTTTATATCATTTTTGGCTGGCAGCAGCTTTTATTATTTCAGTATTGGCCTTACCGGGTTGTTCGAAGTTTCTCGATGTAAATGATAATCCAAATGCAACCGAAACGGCCAACCTGGACCTGGTACTGCCTTCCGCACAAGCTGCCATCGTGCAAGCTTACGGTTTACAATATACTATCAACGGTGGAATGTGGATGCAATATTGGACGCAGAATCCATATGCAAACCAATATAAAGCCATCGATAGCTATAATATGGAACCTGCAAATTTTGATAGGCAATGGTCGTTATTATATGCAACCGCCGCTTCGGATCTTACCACCTTGACAGATGGAGCCGGTGCCGCGAAGAATGCCCAATTTTCCGGTGTGGCTTACTTGCTAAAAGCGTACACTTTTCAATTGTTAACCGATGCGTTTGGTGATATTCCTTTATCTGATGCCTTGAGAGGAGCCACTGTTTTAAATCCTAAATACGATCCGCAGCAGCAAGTTTACGACAGCGTATTTACCTGGATCAAGAAGGGTTTAAGCCTGTTGGATCCTAACTCTGCCTACCCGATTGAATCCGGTGATTTAATTTACGGCGGCGATGTTGATAGTTGGATCGGGTTTGGTAATACAATGTGGCTAAGGGCGGCGATGCGAATTTGCAGGGTTGATGAGGCAAAGGCGAAGTCTGAGATTAGTGCGCTATTTGCAACGAATCCAACTTTTATTCAAGATGATGCACAGATGGAATTTCAAAATGTTGGGGGAGCTCGTAGTCCTATATATGCCGAAGCAGTCGCATTGCAGGTAATTAATATCCGTTCAAGCGCTACGGCTATTGACCGGTTGAAAGCTAACAATGATCCCCGTATCGCGAAATATTACTCACAAATTTCCGCAGGAGGATATGTTGGCTTGCTGCAAGGGGATTATAATTCCCAACCTACACCGGGTACATATTCCAGTGTATCATTGAACTGTATCGGTCCTGTTGCGCCCGTTAGGTTACTCTCCGTTGCCGAGTCTTATTTCCTGAGATCTGAAGCGCGTGCCCGTGGGTATTCGACCGAAAGTGATGCGCAGTCTTTATACAATGAAGGCGTTCGTGCTAGCTTTACAACGCAGGGTTTAACAACGGCTGCCGCGGATACTTACCTGGCGCAAAGCAGTGCAGATGCTCCCGACGTAGCTTGGCCCGGCGATATGGCAACTCAAATTAAACGCATCATAACACAAAAGTATTTTGCATTCTGTGGGAATGAAACTTTTGAAGCATGGTGCGATTGGAGGAGGACAGGATATCCCGATTTCCTAATCCGTTCCGTAAATTCTGCTTTCCCCGGCGATACAAAACCTACCCGTTTCTTGTATCCAAATGTTGAGATTACCAGGAATGGTAATTTCCCCGGTGCAAAATTATTGACGGATAAAGTATGGTGGGATATAGACTAAGGAGCATATGCTTAGGTGAATAGAATCCTTACCTGTTTATTTCGATACTAGTATTTCATACTGAAATGAGCTTGGAACTTATTTTCAATCTTATTTCAATTGTTAGGTTAAATAATGTAATGGCTAAAACTAGCCGGTATCTATTGAAGCAAAAAAATGCAGCCTACCTAGGTGGGCTGTATTTTTTTATTAAGCAGAAACGAAACGGTTTCAGAAATAGAATACGTTTTTCGTAGGTTAATTCAAATGATTATTATCTTTCCTTTATTCTAATACCTGCACTGCACTTTTTTCTCGGCTCTCGAATAAGCTTATAAGTATAAATGCCATTTGATTAAATAGTTTGCTAATTAGCCGGGTTAAGCCCTGGAGTATTTATGAACCCATTAAACTTATGCAATCGGGTCAATTCAAGTTGTAGCGTCAATTCTATTAAGAAAGAATTATTCATGCCGAATAAATTTCTTGGTAAGGATAACTATATAATTTCTACAATAGAATAATCATTTCATAAATAGAATAATCATTTAATAATTTTATGCCCTGCCTATTCACTACCGGTAAAAGCATGGCTTCGCCAAACCCTTCCGAAATAAAAGGATCAATAAATTGATAGGATGATCAATTGCATGCATTTCCGTTTTAATGATCAACAATTGTTTTGGCCAATAGGTGCACTAGAATGAATTGATGAATAGTTATTTATTCTAGGGCAGGTTTCAGTTTTAGTTATAATGCATTCGGTCCTGGGATTTATTAAAAATTGATTGCGGGTTAATGTTTGGTTTTGGGGGAATGCATTTGGGGTGGGATGGGGTATGCAGAAATCCCCATCCCTAGAAACATTACCGCTGTATTTGGCCTATACATTGGACCTGTTCCTTGCTTTTTTAATTAGTTTTTCTCATGCCTTACTTTTTTTGGTCGATTTATTATTTATATTATGAAATAAATGACTTTGATGCTTTACGATCATTTGCTTTCCATTCTAAAAAATCCTTCCAAGTAACTCTTAAAAACTCATCCAGTTTAAAACATTTCTCTTGCATCAAAAAATTTCTTCTAACAAGGTTTAAATTAACATAACTCATAGATGCACCATTTACTAGGAATGTAGATCGGTGCATAATGGCCAGTATAGAAATTTGCACTATTCAATTAAGCGAATTCTCATGATTTAATTAAGCACATTCTTATGATTCAATTGCGCGAATTCTCATGATTCAATTACGCGAATTTTCATGATTTAATTAAACGTATTCTTATGATTCAATTATGCGAATTCTTATGATTTAATTAAGCGAATTCTCATGATTCAATTATGCGAATTCTCATGATTCAATTACGCGTATTCTAATGATTTAATTAAGCGTATTCTCATGATTCAATTACGCGTATTCTAATGATTTAATTAAGCGTATTCTCATGATTCAATTACTCGTATTGTCATGATTTAATTAAACGTATTCTCATGATTCAATTACGCGCATTCTCATGATTTAATTAAGCGAATTCTCATGATTCAATTACGCGAATTCTCATGATTTAATTAAACGTATTCTCATGATTCAATTATGCGTATTCTAATGATCTGATCTATTTATAATCATATTTCAAAACATTATTACTATATACAATTTAATACTTTATTAAGCATAGGATTCCCATCCGGTAAAATAGATTCAATTTTACCGGGGCAAAGTTGTTGTTATTAATGGTGATTGAATTATATATTTACTCAACTATAATCACAGCGAGTTAAAAGCCTACTTTTTCTTCGACTCTAAACTCAATGTAGCTACCAGCTTTTTGGTAATCTGGCGCTCCTGCGTTTTGATCATGTAAATTATCTCTTGCCCTGTTTCAACAATAGTAGTGGTTAACTTGTCGAAATACTCTTTAATGGTTTGAGTTTGATCTGCTTTCTTCGGCGGTTCTGCTATCAGCTTGGTTTTACCTGTTAGTTTTGCTCCTATTGAATATTTGTAATGGTCAAAATCAATAAGGTTAACTACTGAAACTCCAAAAACATCGGCAATTTGCACTAGCTTAAAAATCGATAACTCCTTTACCTTATCACGCTCGATATTTCCATACGCTGTTGTACTCATCTTTAATTGCTTTGCCACGTAACTTTGCGTGTAATGCCTTAAAATTCTTATTTCCTTTATGTTCTCACCAATGCTCATCTTATTCATGTAAAGCATTAGTGCAATCAATGTTTTAGTAAATCACCAGGATTTAAAAGTAGAACATTCCATAAATGGGACAAAGAAATCTCAAGTGTGAGTTGAGAACTTAATTGAAATTATAGGTATTCTCAAGTGAAACATAACATTTGCAGTTTTATATTATTCATAAAAAAAGGAAGGCAAGTTAAATACTTACCTTCCTTCTCCATATTTCTTAAAGCATATAATTAATGGATCAACTCTTTTAATTTATCCGTTAATGCCGCGCCTCTTAAGTCTGCCGCTACCACTTTGCCATCCGGGTCAATTAATAAATTTGCCGGGATCGCGTTGATATTATATAATCTTGCTGCTTCACTTTCCCAACCTTTCAGATCGCTTACATGCGTCCAGGTCAATTGATCATCAGCGATTGCTTTTTCCCAGTTCTCTTTTTTATTGTCAAGGGATACACCCAAGATCGTGAAGTTCTTGTTTTTAAATTGATTGTAGGCATTCACCACGTTGGGGTTCTCTTTACGGCATGGCCCGCACCAGCTAGCCCAGAAATCTACCAATACATATTTACCTTTAAAAGAACTTAACGACACTTTTTTGCCGTTCACAGTCGGCAAGGTAAAATCTGGCGCCGGTTTACCGATTAAGTCGGACAGCTCGGGAGCATCTGCATTTGCTTGCGCAGTTTCTCCCATGGAATTAATTTGTTCATGCAGCTCCTTGACCATCGTGTTGCCAGGGAATTTCTTTACAAGATCAGCAACGGCTGTCTTGATGTTACCCAACTCTTCATTACCGTTCGGTCTTAACATGCTGATTGCCAAAGCGCCAACTACGGGCGACTTGGTGTCCTTGGCTACCTGCATAAAGTAACCGTTTAAGGATTTGGAGTTTTGCTCGAATTGTTTTTGTTTCGTTTGCAATAAGCTATCACTTCCGGGTACTTTGCTCAAGCTATCCAACTCCATCATCTGGTTGGTTAGTTCTGTATTTTTTGCGCTCAACTCGGAAAACATCTTTTGTAATTCTACAGATGCATCCGACCCGGTAATTTTTACATGTTCCAAATCATTGTAATCACCTTTGATTTGCATATCGCCCGCATCTAGTGCCAGGAGGATGTACTTGCCTTCGTCTATACTAATGCGGTATAAGCCTTGCTCTGCTACCATTCCCTCCAAGGCAAATTTACCACTGGCGTCCGTGATGTTAGCCGTGTCTACTAGTAAAGGCTCATTAATAGTTAATTCTTCCAAGCTCACTTTTTTCAACGGTGCATGATCTAACTGGACATCGATTTTGAATGCGCCTTTTTCCGGCTCGTTTTTACAACTTACCATCAAAGTTGTCGCGACTGCTAATAGGAATGCAAGTTTTTTCATCTATAATTTTTTTATATACGTATCAACCGTAGGAATTCAAAAGTACTAACTATCGTTAGAAAAAGATGTTAAAGTTCTATGATAATATAAAACGGCAAACGGGCTGCCGTAACATACTATATATTACGGCAACCCGTTTGCAGCGTGAAATTTTTTATTTATTGACCCAACTTGCTTGCTAGCAACTGGTTTGTCAATTTTGGGTCGGCATTTCCTTTGGAGCGCTTCATTACTTCTCCTACGAACATGCCAATCAATCCTTTCTTTCCCGCTTTGTAAGCGGCAACTTTACCTGGGAATAATGATAAAACTTCATCGATGATTATTTCAAGGGAGCCCGAATCGGTATTTTGCAGTAAGTTCATTTCCGTCGCGAGTTCCAAGGGCGATTTGGCAGGCGCTTCCAGCAAGGCGGGAAATAATTTTGATGAAGCCGCGGAAAAACTAAGCTTTCCTTCCTGGACGAGCAAAATTAAGTCTGCCATTACCTGCGCAGGTAATGGGAAGGAGTCCATATCGATACTTTTGTCATTCAGGTAAGACTTGATCGGGCCGAGCATCCAGTTGGATGCGGCTTTGTAATGGGGCGTGAGGGTTGTTAGTGACTCGAAGTACAGGGCGGTACCTTTGTCATCGCATATCACGCGGGCATCATATCCTGGTAATCCCAGCTTGGTGGTGTATTTTTCGACCAACTCGTTCGGCAGGGCAGGAAGCTGCAACCTAATTTCTTCGATGAAGGCATCCGTAAAGTTGAAAGGCGCTAGGTCCGGCTCCGGGAAATAACGGTAATCATTGGCTTCTTCCTTGGATCTCATCGGGAAGGATGTGCCCGTACTGGCATCAAAACTGCGGGTTTCTTGTTCAATACGTCCGCCGGATTCAACAAGTTGGATTTGCCTTGAAATCTCAGCTTCTATCGCTCTCTTCACATTCCGGATGGAGTTCATATTTTTTACTTCTACCTTGGTTCCCAGCTTTGTTTCACCCTTTGGACGGATTGAGATATTCGCATCGCAACGCATGCTGCCTTCTTCCATATTGCCATCGCAGACCTCGATATACCTCACTAGGCGGCGTAATTCCGTTAAATAGGAATAGGCATCTTCCGCGTTGTGGATGCATGGTTCGGTAACGA includes the following:
- a CDS encoding SusC/RagA family TonB-linked outer membrane protein, translating into MKRVLLALLMAIFFVGQVFAQTRTIKGKVTSAEDGTPIIGATIIVKGTNLGTVTSVDGTYSINVPEGRNVLIVKFIGMKEKEITISGNTMDVSLEQDIRTLNETVITAQAIRRDKSSLGYSAPVIKSEEIMKGQNQSALNSLSGKVAGVNITGTANAPGSSSRIVLRGGSSITGSNQALIVIDGIPIDNSSVIGGSSSLSSIDFGNRGNDINPDDIESMTVLKGPAAAALYGSRASNGALIITTKSGKGGRKNMDITFSTTGTLSRVLSLPDLQNKYGQGGTQINPDGTFFNYDDPKENFSWGFPFDGQPKEWGQEINGVRQMKNYSALPDNVKDFFVTGKALTNNLSLTGGSDKTAYYLSLNSLNSDGVMPTSADLYNRYSVRFNGSAELAKNFKTSVSLNYIKINSDMIQGGQGVASVFDNVLQTPRDIPLNGKNLKNPYNTMEGTLFDGDGNSLYGFYGAYTVNPYYLLAKYKNQNNVDRITGNFTISWAPAEWIDITNRAGVDYYSDRRKFKYPKFSSMPADSTTGNYSAEDNVQGYVGKYGESEINVSEVLNDLMITFKKRFSTDFSASLLVGNNIRQSQFNQLNSETNSGGLVIPGWYNLNNSDGPVQSTNFYSIKRLIGLYGELNLNYKDMLYLGATARNDWSSTLPKKNNSFFYPSVNLSWIFTELMKDSKISNILNYGKLRASYAEVGNDPDPYLLKTYYDKTTVSGGFASIIFPFQGTSGLTLGDRIGNENLKPEKTSAFEVGTELGFFENRLYIDFSYYQNRSKDLIIPIPISPSTGFTSRVSNTGEVKNSGVELMVRGTPVKTQSGFTWEIYGTYTRNRNKVVSLLEGVDQIVIGGFSGMAIVAAVGKPYGTFYAQDLLRDDQGRVVVDGTTGLPRFTPTAVYLGSYNPDYQASLGSNFSYKNFSFSFLFDTKQGAEFYSRTKSIIAFNGTSLETVEGGREARIWPNSVIEDPNTPGKYDLNTTAKFYNYDYYANQKNRPNGQDVIDASFIKLREVNLTYSLPKTLLSKANIGAASVSLFGNNLWIHRAGNNKYADPEINSGGSGNEQGFDFTAQPSLANFGMNLKITF
- a CDS encoding SusD/RagB family nutrient-binding outer membrane lipoprotein, with the translated sequence MKRLYHFWLAAAFIISVLALPGCSKFLDVNDNPNATETANLDLVLPSAQAAIVQAYGLQYTINGGMWMQYWTQNPYANQYKAIDSYNMEPANFDRQWSLLYATAASDLTTLTDGAGAAKNAQFSGVAYLLKAYTFQLLTDAFGDIPLSDALRGATVLNPKYDPQQQVYDSVFTWIKKGLSLLDPNSAYPIESGDLIYGGDVDSWIGFGNTMWLRAAMRICRVDEAKAKSEISALFATNPTFIQDDAQMEFQNVGGARSPIYAEAVALQVINIRSSATAIDRLKANNDPRIAKYYSQISAGGYVGLLQGDYNSQPTPGTYSSVSLNCIGPVAPVRLLSVAESYFLRSEARARGYSTESDAQSLYNEGVRASFTTQGLTTAAADTYLAQSSADAPDVAWPGDMATQIKRIITQKYFAFCGNETFEAWCDWRRTGYPDFLIRSVNSAFPGDTKPTRFLYPNVEITRNGNFPGAKLLTDKVWWDID
- a CDS encoding helix-turn-helix domain-containing protein encodes the protein MNKMSIGENIKEIRILRHYTQSYVAKQLKMSTTAYGNIERDKVKELSIFKLVQIADVFGVSVVNLIDFDHYKYSIGAKLTGKTKLIAEPPKKADQTQTIKEYFDKLTTTIVETGQEIIYMIKTQERQITKKLVATLSLESKKK
- a CDS encoding redoxin domain-containing protein, translating into MKKLAFLLAVATTLMVSCKNEPEKGAFKIDVQLDHAPLKKVSLEELTINEPLLVDTANITDASGKFALEGMVAEQGLYRISIDEGKYILLALDAGDMQIKGDYNDLEHVKITGSDASVELQKMFSELSAKNTELTNQMMELDSLSKVPGSDSLLQTKQKQFEQNSKSLNGYFMQVAKDTKSPVVGALAISMLRPNGNEELGNIKTAVADLVKKFPGNTMVKELHEQINSMGETAQANADAPELSDLIGKPAPDFTLPTVNGKKVSLSSFKGKYVLVDFWASWCGPCRKENPNVVNAYNQFKNKNFTILGVSLDNKKENWEKAIADDQLTWTHVSDLKGWESEAARLYNINAIPANLLIDPDGKVVAADLRGAALTDKLKELIH
- the gatB gene encoding Asp-tRNA(Asn)/Glu-tRNA(Gln) amidotransferase subunit GatB — protein: MSATIEDKYEAVIGLEVHAQLQTASKLFVADSAAFGGAPNTHISPITLAHPGTLPFMNKKAVEYAIRLGLSCHCEIEKENYFARKNYFYPDLPKGYQVSQHTAPICIGGYVDIPTAAGTGKVHLNRIHLEEDAGKSIHDLDPAYTYVDYNRAGVPLVEIVTEPCIHNAEDAYSYLTELRRLVRYIEVCDGNMEEGSMRCDANISIRPKGETKLGTKVEVKNMNSIRNVKRAIEAEISRQIQLVESGGRIEQETRSFDASTGTSFPMRSKEEANDYRYFPEPDLAPFNFTDAFIEEIRLQLPALPNELVEKYTTKLGLPGYDARVICDDKGTALYFESLTTLTPHYKAASNWMLGPIKSYLNDKSIDMDSFPLPAQVMADLILLVQEGKLSFSAASSKLFPALLEAPAKSPLELATEMNLLQNTDSGSLEIIIDEVLSLFPGKVAAYKAGKKGLIGMFVGEVMKRSKGNADPKLTNQLLASKLGQ